The Zeugodacus cucurbitae isolate PBARC_wt_2022May chromosome 4, idZeuCucr1.2, whole genome shotgun sequence genome includes the window ataGGAGGTACAAAAATACATGAGAGCTTTCACTAATCTGAAAAATGAAAAGACCTTACAGAGTGCTTTGGATACTATTTGATCTTATATAAATCACAGCCACATAATTAAACTTTTCGTAACAGGACTAGATATTGAGATTATTTCActcgaaaaaatcaaaaatattatattaccgAAAATACCCTGAATAAAACTGTACAGGTACCAGATTACACCAAGTTTTACAAAACTTTTTGAGGAGAACAtcactatttacaaaaattttagaggTCAATTTCGTCATCCGATTTTCAAAGGCCAAACCGAATCGAagatttaaaaaactatttgtcaaaaaaagtcTTATGAGATACCGGGAAGGAATATGGTCTATATATCCTTATAATTCGTACGAGTATATTGCAAAAACTTTACCAGAGCGTTAACTTATATGTCGTTCCTGAAGTTGTATGCTATAGCATGTTTACGAATCTtagatatttcttttatttggaGTATCATGAGTAGAACCAGACCAACCGGAATTTAAACACTTAATTTGTTTCAAAGATATAGACAGCTCTTTGAAATCCTTGAAAAAACTGGAATCtctcaaataattaatattattgaattattcTACTAATCTTACCATTTTGAACTAAATTTTGTTCAGATCtcttttaaattatgaaatttcttattttatcagatgtaaaATTCCAGAATGCGATAGCGCTTCAAGCGCATACGAGGAGAGCTGGACAAAATTTAGCATTCCCATGAAAAATAATGGTTTGGATCAATGTAATCGTTTTGTGGGTAATTACAGCCATAATCAAATACCACAAAATGCGTCACTCGGCCACTGTTATGTACATAATTTTGATAGCGAACAGAAGGAGAGATGTTCAGACAACAATTTCATATATCGTGATAAGGAAGTGACTATAGCAAATGAGGTTTGTTGAATTTATAAAGCTAACttacataaattcaaaataaataactgtattttcTTTCGGTAGTTCAACATTTACTGCGAGGATGAATGGAAACTGGCGATGGTGGGTACAATAGGCAATCTGGGACAATTTGTTGGCATACCCTTGGGTGGTTTTATATCAGATCGGTAAGTgtaaaattgatgaaaatataTTAGATGTAATTATGTACTTTTTCTCTATACTCCCAGCTATGGACGACGCAATGCGCTCGCTTATGGTGGTTTCTTTAGCGCGCTCTTCGGCATACTACGCTCGTTCGCGCCCAGCTACACATCGtttataattttcgaatttctcgATAACCTGGCATCGAGTCCTATGTACTCTGTCTGCTTCATTTTAGGCATTGAATTGGTCGGTCCGAAGCGTCGTGTAATGGCCTGCAGTGTGATCACCATTTTCTACGCGATCGGCGAGGTAGCGCTTGCGGTTGTagcaaaatattatcaaaattggCGCACCATATTGCGTATTGTTTACATACCGGCTGTGGTATTTATCACCTACATTTGGATAATGCCGGAGAGCATACGTTGGCTGCTGAGTCAGGCTAAAGAGGACGATGCGAAGCAGCTATTGCAACGTGCCGCGCGTGTGAATAAACGCAAACTCTCCGAAAGTTCGCTGGATAAATTGATTTTGGGGAATCGCGTGAAATTGGCCACGGCAACAGGTGGTCGTTTTCCGATTAAAGAGTCTTTTAAGAAACTAACTTGGCGCATTATAAACTGTTCATACTGTTGGATTATCGTTGTGCTCGTCTATTATGGCATCAGTTTGAATGCGGTACTTTTGGATGgtgataaatataataatttcatttatattgcgCTTATCGAGATACCCGGCTTCTTTTTGCCACTCGCTATCATGCCACGCTTTGGCAGAAGATACTCACTGTGCGGTACGATGTTGTTGAGTGGTCTGTGTTGTTTGATAACGACCTTTCTACCGTCCGGTAAGTGTTTTACAAACAAATGATAAAGTACTTTGTTTGAAAAACGATTGAGCTAATCGAGTTTTTTGATATTCACAGATCAATTTGTATGGCGTCTAATATTTTTCCTAATTGGCAAGCTGATGATTACCGCAGCTTTTCAAGTATTATACTTTTTCACATCGGAAATCTTTCCGACAAACGTACGCAACAGTTTGCTGTCGTTCTGTTCGATGGTGGGGCGTGTG containing:
- the LOC105209194 gene encoding organic cation transporter protein isoform X2 encodes the protein MDPNTTHRDLYDLPNGQPNAQSHIDLAAVYEKNEEKEESTLDGILIRLGQFGPFQLVILLLICMAMLFSAIFSITYVFTASSVVHSHNQIPQNASLGHCYVHNFDSEQKERCSDNNFIYRDKEVTIANEFNIYCEDEWKLAMVGTIGNLGQFVGIPLGGFISDRYGRRNALAYGGFFSALFGILRSFAPSYTSFIIFEFLDNLASSPMYSVCFILGIELVGPKRRVMACSVITIFYAIGEVALAVVAKYYQNWRTILRIVYIPAVVFITYIWIMPESIRWLLSQAKEDDAKQLLQRAARVNKRKLSESSLDKLILGNRVKLATATGGRFPIKESFKKLTWRIINCSYCWIIVVLVYYGISLNAVLLDGDKYNNFIYIALIEIPGFFLPLAIMPRFGRRYSLCGTMLLSGLCCLITTFLPSDQFVWRLIFFLIGKLMITAAFQVLYFFTSEIFPTNVRNSLLSFCSMVGRVGSMLAPQTPLLAKVHVNAPAILFAICAITSGILSIFFPETTDIILPTTVHDAHIIGAKVSKNKTEVNSSVNT
- the LOC105209194 gene encoding organic cation transporter protein isoform X1, which produces MDPNTTHRDLYDLPNGQPNAQSHIDLAAVYEKNEEKEESTLDGILIRLGQFGPFQLVILLLICMAMLFSAIFSITYVFTASSVVHRCKIPECDSASSAYEESWTKFSIPMKNNGLDQCNRFVGNYSHNQIPQNASLGHCYVHNFDSEQKERCSDNNFIYRDKEVTIANEFNIYCEDEWKLAMVGTIGNLGQFVGIPLGGFISDRYGRRNALAYGGFFSALFGILRSFAPSYTSFIIFEFLDNLASSPMYSVCFILGIELVGPKRRVMACSVITIFYAIGEVALAVVAKYYQNWRTILRIVYIPAVVFITYIWIMPESIRWLLSQAKEDDAKQLLQRAARVNKRKLSESSLDKLILGNRVKLATATGGRFPIKESFKKLTWRIINCSYCWIIVVLVYYGISLNAVLLDGDKYNNFIYIALIEIPGFFLPLAIMPRFGRRYSLCGTMLLSGLCCLITTFLPSDQFVWRLIFFLIGKLMITAAFQVLYFFTSEIFPTNVRNSLLSFCSMVGRVGSMLAPQTPLLAKVHVNAPAILFAICAITSGILSIFFPETTDIILPTTVHDAHIIGAKVSKNKTEVNSSVNT